In the genome of Primulina tabacum isolate GXHZ01 chromosome 13, ASM2559414v2, whole genome shotgun sequence, the window ttttATTCCATTTTTCACTTTAATAAAAAGACAACCATCATTTTAAATACGAACTTAGAAACTATCTAGCTTTTGAAAATCGTCCGCGTGTAAATGTTTCAAATCCGATGTCCACGTCCACGCAAGCAGTGTTATATAAtcggcaaaaacttgtatgagacgatctcattaatcgtattttatgatacatatatcttatttgagtcatccacgAAAAAGTATTGCTTTTTATTAAGAGTAATACTTTTtaatgtgaatatcggtagagttgacccgtctcacggataaagattcaAGAGACATACTATATATAAGAGCTTCTgtcacaattatttcatatTTGTTATCGAGAAAACGAAAACGAAATCAAATTACTATAAAAATCTTTTATAAgttattataaattattttcaatttatttcaaTCAAGGTGAGACAACAATAACACAACCGCCAACTTTCGGTACGCGACATCTTTGTAGCTCATATAAGTTTAAGAAATGACTTTTAtacacaatattttttttatatgtgtGAAACTTATTTCTCGGTGTTCCTGCTAATGATCATATCTAATATCATTTCATCACACTCTGAGCCTACGCATGTGCAACACAACTGTACAGTGGATCCATATAGCAACAACTTCGTATATATTCTTACAAAAATTGTTAACTCGAGTTACAAaaatttatcataaatcattataattatttcaaacttctcaTTTTAATAAATGTCAAACTAGAGTATCACAAAAATGTAAAAagcattaattatttttatgtaaaaaattaattatttaaaatacaatattttattttacatttatatttgataatttatttaatcCAACGTTGATCAGGATAAGTTGAGGACTTTTAACTTTGAATCTTATACTTCAAATCCCACtcaatatatgatttaaatataaataaacttGTCTTTATGAAGTATGTCATTTTCCTCTCTACCAAATTAATTAGTGAGGTCAGAACCATTAATTAACAAAGAAGTTGTGGGTTTGACATTTGCTACAACATTACAAGGAATTAGACGAGGCTTTATTTTCACatgtataaaataatattgttcAAGTCATGGAACGCATTTTCGagtctttattattattataatttgtcGTTGTTGAATAATTGTgacggtttaaaatatttgacacATTATTAACAAaagctataattttttttaaagcgaCAAGCGTTCGGTTCAACCAAGATCATGTGTTCGATTCCTACtgattgcaaggagtgtaaATATTAGGAGTGAGATTGTTGAGGTGCAATAATTGCCTATACTAGTAGAACAATCAAATCGCGATGTTTAGGCTGTtatactatttaaaatatttgatttacaCAATTATCATCTATTATAGATTTAGTAAAGCGACAAGTTGTCACTCCTCCATCATTTTACATTAAGATTGTTTAAATATACCTACCCAAATTGACATTTGAAAATTGATCGAGAtattgctattatttaaatcCCGACATCCAATTTTCTATTTGTCCATACGATGACTCCGTCTACTGTATATTTCACATTAAGAGACCAAAGTATTGGAAAATACACAactttcttaattaatttataatcagtttgaaaacttCAAATCtaacaatttatttttattttattttttgaaaattaaaaattcataacattAAGTAGGTAAATCCCGAGTTACAATACAAGAAAGCCAAGATGGAATATTTCCATCTAGCCAAATTACATTGGAAAAGCTATTGAATGCTCTATGAGCAAGAAAGTGTGCCACAGTATTGGCAGAACGATGCATGTGTTTGATCGACACAAAATGATTAACTAGGAACATCGAATTAACTTCAAGAGTCAAGACACCCAAAGGGCCAGTGTCCAGGTCTGGGTTGAGAACTACTCGAACCGCCTCCTTGGAGTCAGAATAGATACAAACAGAAGAAACTCCCACCTGTAGACAAAGATTCATACCACAACGAATAGCCAAAATTTCAGCTGCAAGGAAACTACCTGGATTACATATGATAAGAGCATGGGCACCTATTGTTACTCCTCGTGAATCTCTAATTATCGCTCCAACACTGAATTTATTACGCCTGATATCAACCCCGCATCAACATCTAGTCGAAATAAGTTAGGGAGAGGCGGCTTCCATAAATGATCTGCTGAGATTTGTGAAGCACTCACTGATATAGCACACTTTAATCTAGAGTTGCGAACCGAATCTAGAAATGCATAAACCCAATCCACTCTAAATTTCATGCTCTTACCCTCGGCATCGTGCTTACGAATACAAGTTTCACGCCAAATCACCCAGCAAAGTGTCACAAACAATTCGAATTCCTCCTGGTTAAAGCTCTTTGACACATATAAAGCACAATCAAGAAAGGAAGCATCACGATGTTTTTTCAGACAATACCAAAATGAAGTATTTTTCCAAGCATCCTTAATAGCCAAACAGAAAAGAAGACAATGACTAGTAGATGCATAATGAAAATTGCACAGCGAGCATGACCCATGGGTTGGAATATGATGAAAGAGCAAATTAACCTCAGTCGGAATAATGTCTCTGGAAGCTTTCCACATAAATATACGAACTTTCGGTGGTAATCTGAGTTTCCAAATCTTCCGCCACCAAGTGCCAAGAGGCTGCCGAGAATTAAAAGGTGGAGTTTCCCAGCTTCCAGTCTCCAAATGGTACCCATCTTTAACCGAATATTTTCCATTCTTGCTCCCAAACCAAAATCGTATATCATCACAGCCCTGTCGGTGAAGCAGAATATTGAGGATAGCATCAATCTCATGTATAGGAAAGCATTGCCTAACCATAGACTCGTTCCATGTCCCCGTTCCAGAAATAAAGTGCGACACTCGAAGTTGATTGTCTCTAGAATGATGTAAACTGCTATGAAAGGATGGAATCGTCGGGATCCAAGGGTCTGCAAATGCCCGAATACTCTGACCATTCCCTACTCGCCAATACAACCCCCTCTGAATAATTTCTCTACTCCACAACATTACTTGAGTTCCAAATCTTCATATCAAATCTCCTTTAATACTTCAATGGTTTTTTCTTGGTGCTTATTTATTTGCATCCTTTTCTAAACATATATATACTAACAACATCCGAAGCACTCGTGTTGATATtgtaatgaaattttaaatatcattatatatgaataataataattttttaatgaaatattaCATTTAATCATTATAATTTACAAAATGAACAAAACATgaagtaaaatattatattttgtaataaTAGGAATAACATGTTAATCTTGATATATATTTGCCCAATGTGTGCGTTTGTGTGTTTGAAGCAGcttattgttttttatttttaatatttttaaaatgtattcACTATGTTGTCTATCTAATAGTTAAATTGAATTGattacataaaataattttcaatattaattaatttgttaataTTATGATGCATAATATTAAAGTTTTACAGTTTTTTTTTCAATCATCCATTTAAAATATtaggtttttttatttttataccaaataaaataataatttctaattaatatgagattttatcaaaattaaaaataaataacggtctaaaaattatgtttaaaaaGTGTTAATTTTTATGGtggaactaaaaaaaattattaacaaTGGGTTTGGATGTATAAAAATTGGGATTTGAAATTAGAATTAGAATTATAATTGAAATTTGATTTCGTATCAATGGACTTGGAATTTCATTTCGATTTTGTCAATGGTTTAAAATGTGATTTGGAatttgatttaacaattaaaaataatattttttatatttaaaaatttatatttcttatttttaaaattcttttttatCAATAATGTTTATATAAATATTGTTGGGTTAAGCATGTGTTAGTAAGAGTAGTACTAGGTGAGTAAGCCATAAAAGAGTGACGCGAGATCTTAACGAGTAATGTTGACTATGTTGGGGATAGATATCTATGTAAGTGCACTATGCGTTGTTAtaagtataaaaaaaataaagtcaaGTTGGCTAAGGACTATAGTTTTTGGTCTAGTGATAAGCGATTATTCTTAATAATTAGTATCAGAGTAAGGACATGAGTTCGAATCTCTCGAAAAAATGTTTCTATACTTCTTGGGGGAAAATTGTTGGGTTAAACATGCATATGTGATAGTATtactgggatgggtgacctcctgacTCTTAAGAAGTTCTTGTGTGTAAAGATGCCGACGTTGCGCCGCTTGATCAGGTTGTCTAGATGGACCGTTAATGAGTAATAATGTCTCTGCTAAATACAAAGTCTGCTGTAGAAAATGATAAGACCAATCTCTAAGAGATGTGAAACAGTACCAGCAGATAGACAGACGTCACCTCTCCGGACTCATAGCCTAACTGCCCCAACCCGTTGGTACTCAAGTAGGTACATTCTGCGCTTCCAcgaatataagaaaataaaattacatCTTGACTGTGAGACCCTGGAATTCCAGCAGTagcacagcagcagcagcagctagCATATTTCAGTAGAAGCTATCAATTTCAGCAGCAACTCATATTTCAGAAGATggtattttccagcagacaaaatccagcagcagaagagtttaGTAGCGAGATTCCAGTAGATAGCTATTGGTTCTGCTCAGTACTgataactgaagcatttaacatggaataaaggctgttaatgacagattatggtcattaattggaagactaacagtcagatttttggcctataaatagcaccaTCAATCCCTGAAATTGATGTTACCAAAaccttgagttatcacttgaaattagagctaaaAGAGTGCATATTTCAAAGCTGTAAAATTCAGTAGCGAGGCAACCAGATTCTAGAAGACTGCAATCGAAATAtttagcaaattactgtaagtgggcttatatataaatatcttgaaatccgtttgataattctgttttaaaattcagtttctgtatgtttgatttctgatatatgattttaaagtactgaaactccctagtgaactaatggtaggaatatatattctgaacatttctgaattctgattctgattctggcctcaccccttagaggagagaacatataggggactgatattagtttagccatgaaattcactaacgtgctcagtgcttactaattctgatttctgttatgaaacctgtaaattctgaattttgatttctgttctgaaaatacgagttttctgtatattattgtattactgtttctgttgaaaacgatttcgaaacctgggagttattcccgcccctgcttactgagtgaaaatcatatcactcacccaccaaacccatctcagacaagaacgaggaagaaaagttagaagaaaagagcagattcaattttggggctggtgatgaagattgttgttctcagttctgattcatattttaaattctgcTGCATCTGTTCCGACATTGtatttctggttttacatttccgctgtaaaacattattaattgagttgtatcatacattgaatattcagtattatgaataaaagactgctttctgaattctgtacttctgaggcttgttgttttcgaatgtgaaTTTGAGAGCagcgccggtgtcaaccaacccccgtctcAGGGCGTGATATTGACTAACAGTTGTAGCTTTTGATATAGTGATAGGCGATTGATTCTAGcaaattcttatatatatatatatatatatatatatataacacaaattattttaacatataaaatattttttattaaatatgtattttaagaaatgaacaaatataaatttactTAACCTGGAAATTAAAATAAAGGTaccaaaatttgataaattaggtttttagtattaaaaataatgaagttttttaagagaaataaatatttatagaaatatttaaataaaaaaataaattttacttgatttttttaagtgatttttttcttaaaaaaattaatttaatagtGTTAGTTGATAATATAGATTTTGGATAAATGTTATTCGATAAAAAATTTACAAGTAAATCATAtaaatttaattgtaaaaatattttattctttataaaactcaaatctcataaaattctaccaaattttataaaaatttcacTTAGTTAGATGAAATTCTATCAAATATCAatcttattttgaaattttatttttttcaaacattAATATAGTATTTAAAATTCCAAATCCCACCGAATTTCATCCCATTTCTTACGGTCAAACACACTATAAGGGtaattttatctattttttatgcaaaacctaaaaagaaaatatatttaataaattctTTCAAGCCTTACACAAAAATGGTGAACAAACCACACAGTTTAAGGCCCAAATCAGGTGGACGTACATATCGAATTCAACCCGAGTCGAGAATTGGGCCATTTCTTATCTTTTGATTTTAactttttctaaaaatatatataaatattgtcataaaataatattaacatATCTCCTGTTTCGAACATTACTCAGATTAGGGCTTTGATTAGGTCTCCTTGCAATGCACGGACAGATTACATTATGGATTATTTCTtgctaaaataaaatatttatctcaaATATGTATCTAACGTCTCAAAATTATGGGGATATACGGAAAGTCACATATATCCACGCCACGATATATAATATCATCCACTTTGAGCCTAAACTTTCATGAATTTGTTtttgaatttatatattttcattctattaacccatacattaattaaatataactaAAAcagtatttttataattttgatttaatttaactaaGTTTACATGATTATATTAAATTCTTatgctttaaataaatttttaattattcaactattttataaaaatcagtattaattttgttttccaATAAATTAAGATATTTTTGGAGaaaaaattatcgttttcaagtcagaaaattttggaaataaaGATTAGTTTTCGgttacaaaatattataatggaTGTGTTTTTACTCTTTTAGatgaaatatttaatttttgcacAATAAATGtctaggcaaaaacttgtgtggcactgtctcacgggtcgtattttgtgagacggatatcttatttgggtcacccacgaaaaagtattactttttatgctaagagtattactttttattgtgaatatcggtagggttgacccgtctcacatataaagactcgtgagaccgttcacaagagacctactcaattgTCTAAGTGGGTGTTCCTTAATTGGAAGCATTCGTAACTTCACTTCACAcataattcaataataataaaaaaagaattatataaaatttgttattttttattatggaACACGTGAGAACTAGCCGTCATTACTTTTCGATGTGTAGCCGTCATTATTTTTCGATGTGCACTGGTTAAACTTTTGGATAACACATAATCAAATAAACTTCACTAGATAAATTTCTTACGCCGGAAGTTTCTTGCAGCATTAATCCATATTGTTCCTATATACAACATAATTTTTCcaacaacaataaaatatatataattaactaTTGACAAATTTCTTCCATAATTAATGTTTCCAGGAATAAGTTGTTTGAAACGAAGAATAAAGGAAATGGTTCTCATGATACCTGTGAATTGGGTTATGTACTGTACATTCCCTGTAATTTCCAGGAAATTACAGAATACCCACTCCGTCGAACTCTTAACCGACAATGACACACACAAAAGGTTCAAAAGTAaatgtttgtcaaactttatCTTTTTTGGAAAAACAATATTCGAGAaagttatttaaatatatttgaaaaattcatttttttaaaaaaaaaattgaccaaATTTTCTTCATCTTTCGATCCAAAACCAATAATAGTTTTTATGACTTATGTAAgttttaaaaatgatattttttttaacgcAAAATATTAGGATAATTGTAGAAAGTTCATTGCCAGAATCAGACGGAAACTTATTAGGCATCTCTATCTGCTTCCACTCTTTCCTCACGAAATTTCGCTAGCTCCTCAGAAGTTAATTGCTTCCCCATTACGATACACTGCAGCTAGGCCTAAGcactatatatatgtatgtatgtatgcatcATTTCTCATCCAAGGCATATATGATTAATGAAATGGctaaaagaaacaaaaacaataacGTCGTGGTGTTCGAGGATTTCTTTCCTTCGATGGTGGAGAAACTGGGAGCTGAGGGGTTCGTGAATGAGCTCTGCAATGGGTTCCGCCTGCTGATGGACAGCGAGAAGGGAGTGATCACATTCGAAAGTTTGAAAAGGAATTCATCGGTTTTGGGTCTGCAGAGTATGAGCGACGAAGAAGTGAGGAGTATGTTGAGAGAAGGAGATTTGGATGGAGACGGGAACCTCAATCAGATGGAGTTTTGTGTTTTGATGTTCAGATTGAGTCCTCATCTCATGAATCGGGCAAGAGCGTCTAATATCATTTTTTAATGACGATGTTATTTCTTCATcgtatctatatctatatctatatatctgCGGATTTAATGAGGCATATGTAATTTATTGTCATGCAAAATTATTATGAAAAATTTAGtatacaaataatatatttgaaatgagAAACTGTTGCATGAGAATTGTAAGGTCTCAAACTGCTAAATATCGAAATCTGACTTCTGaactttataattttaattctaATATAATTATCTGAAATTGTAAATTCATAAATCAACAATAGATAAAacatctttaaaataaaataaaaaaatatattttattcatgatgaatgccaaaaaaaaaaaggtgatGGTATATAAATTCACAttctaatatattatttatataatacaAAACAGTAAAACAATTTATTAAGAAACAGGTTTGGCGACTTTTTCTTTGATTGAGTGGTGACGTCACAAGAACATATGACTCATTCATTCACGAGGCCAATCTCGAACTATATATGGGACAAGAAGTATGCAGTGTGAAGATGTATttattaaaatacatttcataaACTAAAAATTTGTATATCTTATGAGTTTTTTTTCCCAATGGAATACAAAATCATCAAAATAGTATTTTAGAAAGTTATAGAAAAAACTTTTGAACTAACCAAAACAacataaaagaagaaaaatattttatgcgaTGTTTCTTGATATGTAAGCCATCCTCAGGCTAGGGTGGGCTCCGGCCCCatctattttttttcaaaaaaaaattagtatttttaaattttaatttttttcatcttatattaaaaatagaacaaatgttttatcaattttattttttattttttcagtctcatgtttaaaaattaaaaataaaacaactctGACAAATCATAATTCATTACTGTGTATTgattggtttattgttgtatgtTATGAAATTATGCAACATTGAGATAAAAATTCAACGACTCTAAAATTATATTGAATATTTAGTTGTCATTATTCGAGTTGCAATAATACTGTCTCATGATGTatatgaattttggagtttgaATTTTTACCCTAAAATCTATTGTTGCAGATTTGGAATAATAATCAATTGGTTGAAATATTTGATGATTGGTTGAAATATTTGATGATTATTGATGTACAATTATTATTGGGCTTGTTTTGTGATTTTTCTATTTATAATAACCGAAAATTGAATAagtatgaaatttgaaaaataattctttgttataaaattttgggaatattgaatttttttagttAAGTAACACAGAGAATGAAGAAAATAAAAgctgttaagttatttttaaactaaAAGAGCATATATTAACAAATAACGAGAAAACATCAATTACAGTCTATGAGTGAACAAAATATCGATTTCAACCAAAATAAAAGACCGAAATGAATTAATTCAGAAATTCGGCTCGGTGTtgaggtgcaataattgtcctt includes:
- the LOC142522046 gene encoding calcium-binding protein PBP1-like; translated protein: MAKRNKNNNVVVFEDFFPSMVEKLGAEGFVNELCNGFRLLMDSEKGVITFESLKRNSSVLGLQSMSDEEVRSMLREGDLDGDGNLNQMEFCVLMFRLSPHLMNRARASNIIF